From Methanomassiliicoccales archaeon LGM-RCC1, one genomic window encodes:
- a CDS encoding PHP domain-containing protein, translating to MKADLHVHTEFSPDGYTTMEQLVETAKAHGIGCIAVTDHNEFKAYDLLKDNKDVIIIPAEEVSSKEGHIVALGIDRLIPRGYSIQETIDMIHEAGGYAIAAHPYRWWSGLGEKNTMKYPFDGIEARNARSIPSANIKSERLAKKIGKPITAGSDAHTPGRIGWGYVELPDTIANWREAVDYIMSGEIKEPHSHSRHFDQTLRYGGKSISQWMLRGFKKM from the coding sequence TACACGACCATGGAGCAGCTGGTCGAGACAGCGAAAGCTCATGGGATTGGTTGCATCGCGGTCACCGATCACAACGAGTTCAAGGCATACGATCTGCTGAAGGATAACAAGGACGTCATAATCATCCCTGCCGAGGAGGTATCTTCCAAGGAAGGACACATAGTCGCACTCGGCATAGACAGACTGATTCCCCGCGGGTATTCCATCCAGGAGACCATCGATATGATCCATGAAGCCGGAGGATACGCCATAGCCGCCCACCCTTACAGATGGTGGTCCGGCCTCGGGGAGAAGAACACGATGAAATATCCCTTCGACGGAATCGAGGCGAGGAATGCACGCTCGATCCCTTCGGCGAACATCAAATCGGAGAGGCTTGCCAAGAAGATTGGCAAGCCGATAACAGCCGGATCCGATGCACACACGCCCGGACGCATAGGATGGGGATATGTGGAGTTACCTGATACCATCGCCAACTGGAGGGAGGCCGTGGATTACATCATGTCCGGGGAGATCAAGGAGCCTCACAGCCACAGCCGTCATTTCGATCAGACCCTCAGGTATGGTGGGAAATCCATCAGCCAGTGGATGCTCCGCGGCTTCAAGAAGATGTGA
- a CDS encoding TfoX/Sxy family protein has protein sequence MPSGANSLEKVRSVLPEITARKMMGEYLLYMDGILFGGIYDDRLLLKITKASSTMLKEYDSAFPYDGGGEMILFSEPYDEELLKKVVMAMVPELRK, from the coding sequence ATGCCATCCGGCGCAAATTCTCTGGAAAAGGTCAGATCCGTACTCCCCGAGATAACTGCCCGCAAGATGATGGGCGAGTACCTCCTGTACATGGACGGAATCCTGTTCGGCGGCATCTATGATGACAGGCTACTCCTGAAGATCACCAAAGCCTCGTCCACCATGCTCAAGGAATACGATTCCGCATTCCCCTATGACGGCGGAGGAGAGATGATACTGTTCTCCGAGCCATATGACGAAGAACTTCTGAAGAAAGTCGTCATGGCCATGGTACCCGAACTCAGGAAATGA
- the guaA gene encoding glutamine-hydrolyzing GMP synthase: MDSNVRPDSMERITTPELADAFIKEQVAALQKQIGDGKVLLALSGGVDSSVVAALLIKAIGKNLTCVHVNHGLLRKGEAEQVIDVFRNQMQANLVYVDATDRFLDKLAGVSDPEQKRKIIGKEFIDVFEEEAKKVEGCKFLGQGTIYPDILESHGVKAHHNVGGLPEKFGFELVEPVKLLFKDEVRVVGKQLGLPDNMVYRQPFPGPGLGVRCTGAITRDRLEAVRESDAILREEFAKAGLEGKVWQYFTVVPDYRSTGVKDGKRLWDWPVIIRAVNTKDAMTATVEEVPWPLLNKITQRILTEVKGVNRVLYDLSPKPCATIEWE; the protein is encoded by the coding sequence ATGGACAGCAACGTACGCCCGGATTCTATGGAACGTATCACAACGCCCGAACTCGCGGATGCATTCATCAAGGAACAGGTCGCAGCCCTGCAGAAACAGATCGGCGACGGAAAGGTGCTCCTTGCACTATCCGGAGGGGTCGACTCCTCTGTAGTCGCAGCGCTTCTCATCAAGGCCATCGGAAAGAACCTCACATGCGTCCACGTCAACCACGGACTCCTCAGGAAAGGGGAGGCCGAGCAGGTCATCGACGTGTTCCGCAACCAGATGCAGGCCAACCTGGTCTACGTGGATGCCACGGACAGGTTCCTCGACAAGCTCGCAGGAGTCTCCGACCCCGAGCAGAAGAGGAAGATCATCGGAAAGGAATTCATCGATGTCTTCGAGGAGGAGGCCAAGAAGGTAGAGGGATGCAAGTTCCTCGGACAGGGAACGATCTACCCCGACATCCTTGAGAGTCATGGAGTCAAGGCGCACCACAATGTCGGAGGGCTTCCCGAGAAGTTCGGATTCGAGCTCGTCGAGCCTGTGAAGCTGCTGTTCAAGGACGAGGTCCGTGTGGTCGGTAAACAGCTGGGCCTACCTGACAACATGGTCTACAGGCAGCCCTTCCCCGGACCCGGACTCGGTGTCAGATGCACCGGGGCCATCACAAGGGATCGTTTGGAGGCAGTACGCGAATCTGATGCGATCCTCCGCGAGGAGTTCGCCAAGGCAGGACTCGAGGGCAAAGTGTGGCAGTACTTCACCGTCGTCCCGGACTACCGCTCCACCGGAGTCAAGGATGGGAAGCGCCTTTGGGACTGGCCTGTAATCATCCGTGCGGTCAACACCAAGGATGCCATGACCGCCACAGTAGAGGAGGTCCCCTGGCCGCTCCTCAACAAGATCACGCAGAGGATCCTGACCGAGGTCAAGGGCGTCAACCGTGTACTTTACGACCTCTCTCCCAAACCCTGCGCCACCATCGAGTGGGAATGA
- the cobO gene encoding cob(I)yrinic acid a,c-diamide adenosyltransferase, which translates to MDEDIRKELGLVQIYTGNGKGKTTAALGLSLRASGRGLKVLFLQFLKPDAGYGEQMACSCLKNITVVSMGLAHFVGKNPKQEDIDAAHVALRKSEELISSGEFDIAVLDEAMNAVRLGLITSKELIDSLEKRPKNVEIVLTGRGMTPELEEYADLITEMKLIKHPMDKGIDARKGIEY; encoded by the coding sequence ATGGACGAGGATATCCGCAAAGAGCTCGGGCTTGTGCAGATCTACACAGGCAACGGAAAAGGCAAAACAACAGCCGCCCTCGGACTGTCTTTGAGGGCATCCGGAAGAGGATTGAAGGTTCTTTTCCTGCAGTTCCTGAAACCCGACGCGGGATACGGGGAGCAGATGGCCTGCTCGTGCCTCAAGAACATCACCGTGGTATCCATGGGGTTGGCCCATTTTGTCGGTAAAAATCCCAAGCAGGAGGATATCGATGCTGCCCATGTGGCCCTGAGAAAATCAGAGGAACTGATCTCCTCCGGAGAATTCGACATAGCCGTTCTGGATGAAGCCATGAACGCGGTCCGTTTAGGATTGATTACATCCAAGGAACTGATCGATTCCTTGGAGAAGAGACCGAAGAACGTGGAGATAGTCCTCACCGGAAGGGGCATGACCCCGGAACTCGAGGAATACGCGGACCTTATCACCGAGATGAAGCTTATCAAACACCCTATGGACAAGGGGATCGATGCCCGCAAGGGGATCGAGTATTGA
- a CDS encoding NAD(P)H-dependent oxidoreductase: MRRLLFIVGSIRKGSFNRQLSSMAADIVKDWAVVDYMDISTFPLMNQDVEFPAPSAVSEARKQLAECDAVWIFTPEYNHSIPGPLKNAMDWLSRPLDPQDPDRVSAVKGKKAIICGAGGGKKTEFSRKALDEMLSFIGMEVIGGDGCGFALDRRAFAENIWEPGDDVKDALKVQAAMLKEHTEN, from the coding sequence ATGAGGAGACTTTTGTTCATAGTGGGTTCGATACGGAAAGGATCGTTCAACCGTCAGCTGTCATCGATGGCGGCGGATATCGTCAAGGACTGGGCTGTGGTGGATTACATGGATATCTCTACCTTTCCGCTTATGAATCAAGATGTCGAGTTCCCTGCTCCATCCGCTGTATCGGAAGCGCGGAAACAGTTGGCGGAATGCGATGCGGTTTGGATATTCACCCCGGAATACAACCATTCCATCCCTGGTCCCCTGAAGAATGCCATGGATTGGCTCAGCCGTCCTCTGGATCCACAGGATCCCGACAGGGTGTCTGCAGTGAAAGGAAAGAAGGCCATCATCTGCGGTGCAGGTGGCGGGAAGAAGACCGAATTCTCCCGCAAGGCCCTCGACGAGATGCTGTCCTTCATAGGTATGGAGGTCATCGGCGGAGACGGCTGCGGATTCGCTTTGGATAGAAGGGCATTCGCCGAGAACATATGGGAACCTGGTGACGACGTGAAAGATGCTCTGAAGGTACAGGCAGCGATGCTGAAAGAACATACCGA